Proteins encoded by one window of Nasonia vitripennis strain AsymCx chromosome 5, Nvit_psr_1.1, whole genome shotgun sequence:
- the LOC100118753 gene encoding carboxypeptidase B isoform X3 — MEWTSYHRLEDIHGYLDYLANTYPQLCSVMTIGRSVEGRELKVLRISKGTANAPALWIDGGIHAREWISPASVTYIIDYLVEHSDQLEADYYILPVVNPDGYEYTFRGDRLWRKNRGNPQKGGSCIGIDLNRNFGYRWGGQGTSKQPCRETYAGTGAFSEPETRAIKNFFEASAANFKAYLTFHSYGQYILYPWGYDRRVPPDYKDLDNVGKQMAAAMRAAGGANSAYTVGNSATTLYAASGGADDWAKAHLKIKYTYTVELRDKGQNGFVLPARYIKPTAEEALAAVKVVTQAIKTA; from the exons ATGGAGTGGACGAGCTACCATCGTCTCGAGGACATCCACGGCTACCTCGACTACTTGGCCAACACCTACCCGCAGCTCTGCTCCGTGATGACGATCGGCCGATCCGTCGAGGGTCGCGAGCTTAAG GTGCTCCGCATCAGCAAGGGAACGGCGAACGCTCCGGCGCTTTGGATCGACGGCGGTATTCACGCCCGCGAGTGGATTTCACCGGCTTCGGTCACCTACATCATCGACTATCTGGTCGAGCACAGCGACCAGCTCGAGGCCGACTATTACATTCTGCCAGTGGTCAATCCCGACGG CTACGAGTATACCTTCCGAGGCGACAGGCTCTGGCGTAAGAACCGCGGCAACCCGCAGAAGGGAGGCAGCTGCATCGGTATCGACCTGAACCGTAACTTCGGATACAGGTGGGGCGGACAGGGTACCAGCAAGCAGCCCTGTCGCGAGACCTACGCCGGTACCGGAGCTTTCTCCGAGCCCGAGACCAGAGCCATCAAGAACTTCTTCGAAGCCAGCGCCGCCAACTTCAAG GCCTACCTGACGTTCCACAGCTACGGCCAATACATCCTCTACCCGTGGGGCTACGACCGTCGTGTACCACCAGACTACAAGGACCTGGACAACGTGGGCAAACAGATGGCCGCGGCTATGCGAGCAGCCGGTGGTGCTAACAGCGCCTACACCGTTGGCAACAGCGCGACGACGCTCTACGCCGCTTCCGGTGGCGCCGATGACTGGGCCAAGGCTCACCTCAAGATCAAGTACACCTACACCGTCGAGCTTCGCGACAAGGGCCAGAACGGCTTCGTACTGCCCGCCAGGTACATCAAGCCCACGGCTGAAGAGGCTCTCGCCGCTGTCAAGGTCGTCACTCAGGCCATCAAGACGGCGTGA
- the LOC100679368 gene encoding venom peptide isomerase heavy chain-like → MLKILCLVLCALVIEFPRNDGAVAELALLAERPTRIVGGEDAEKGRHPWQVSLHWFNKKRGIKPRHVCGGTLLTAGWVLTAGHCKTLSPKRPGGQYLIYAGKHQLGTEEDTEQKRLVEETFVYPEYKGSVGPYDIALMKLEEPFELNEYVSTASLPYPEESHHGNAMLTGWGSISRTRRPEAPEVLQAATLPLLDFHECKEALDNRLKKEGRNPLHPTNICTGPLDGSQSACKGDSGGPLVITNSFDMVEVIGVVSWGLFPCGGRNAPSVYTRVSAFVEWIHMIMLNH, encoded by the exons GTGCGGTCGCGGAGCTGGCCTTGCTCGCCGAGCGACCGACTCGCATCGTCGGCGGCGAGGACGCGGAGAAGGGCCGTCACCCTTGGCAGGTCTCGCTTCACTGGTTCAACAAGAAACGCGGCATAAAGCCGCGACACGTGTGCGGAGGTACCCTGCTGACAGCCGGCTGGGTTCTCACCGCTGGACACTGTAAGACCCTGTCGCCCAAGAGACCAGGCGGCCAGTACCTCATTTACGCGGGAAAACATCAGCTGGGCACCGAAGAGGACACCGAGCAGAAGAGGCTGGTCGAGGAAACCTTCGTCTATCCGGAGTACAAGGG ATCCGTCGGTCCCTACGACATAGCCCTCATGAAGCTGGAGGAGCCCTTCGAACTCAACGAGTACGTCTCGACCGCGTCTCTGCCATATCCCGAGGAGAGCCACCACGGAAACGCGATGTTGACAGGCTGGGGAAGCATCAGTCGAACGCGAAGACCCGAGGCTCCGGAGGTCCTGCAAGCGGCGACTCTGCCTCTGCTCGACTTCCACGAGTGCAAGGAAGCGCTGGACAACCGTCTGAAGAAGGAGGGACGAAACCCACTGCACCCCACCAACATCTGCACGGGGCCACTCGATGGCTCGCAGTCGGCGTGCAAG GGCGACTCCGGAGGACCTCTGGTGATAACGAATTCCTTCGACATGGTCGAGGTGATCGGTGTCGTGTCCTGGGGTCTCTTCCCCTGTGGCGGTAGAAACGCTCCGTCCGTCTACACAAGGGTCTCCGCCTTCGTCGAGTGGATCCACATGATCATGCTGAACCACTGA